In the Magnetospira sp. QH-2 genome, one interval contains:
- a CDS encoding GAF domain-containing hybrid sensor histidine kinase/response regulator has protein sequence MIPAPFPENEAQRLEKLYDLNILDTLEEQAYDDITFLISRICDTPIALISLIDKDRQFLKSHRGLDTNHVSRELGFCPHAILDNDLTIVEDATKDERFHDNPLVTGGPKVRFYAGAPLIMQDNLRVGTLCVVSQEPRSLTQEQAESLQALARQVVSQLELRQSNRDLELARVEAEAASKAKSEFLSTMSHELRTPLNAILGFSQILERSAKHPLDDRQKQQVRHIIHGGEHLLRLIDDVLDLAKIEAGKLELSLEPVAPSVLINDCLTMIESLATRSDITIQDRTPTSLPDLMVDPRRAKQALTNLLSNAIKYNHTGGHVHIDAETPTANMLRLKVTDSGSGIPADKADDVFTPFTRLGADDSAIEGTGIGLALTKRLVEEIGGAIDFKNLDGSGCCFWIDFPLADSPSAHNQAAESSVVPFPTQSGPEVAEKLILYVEDNVANMTLMEEIIEDEPQTALITAPSAEVGLLMAQERQPDVILLDINLPEMDGFEALRQLRESSNTNTIPVLALSADAMAGTITRAREAGFDDYITKPFNVAQLRETLKRFLSERH, from the coding sequence ATGATTCCGGCACCATTCCCCGAAAATGAAGCCCAGCGGCTCGAAAAGCTCTATGATCTCAACATACTCGACACGCTCGAAGAGCAGGCCTACGACGATATCACCTTTTTGATCTCGCGAATCTGCGACACGCCAATCGCCCTCATCAGCCTCATCGACAAAGACCGCCAATTTCTCAAATCCCATCGGGGCCTGGATACCAATCATGTTTCCCGTGAGCTGGGGTTTTGCCCCCATGCCATCCTCGACAACGACTTGACCATTGTTGAGGACGCGACCAAAGACGAACGCTTTCACGACAATCCGCTGGTCACCGGAGGCCCCAAGGTACGTTTTTATGCCGGGGCGCCCCTGATCATGCAGGATAATCTGCGCGTCGGTACCCTGTGCGTGGTTTCCCAAGAGCCGCGCTCGCTCACACAAGAACAAGCCGAGTCCTTGCAGGCCTTGGCTCGGCAGGTGGTGAGCCAATTGGAATTGCGGCAAAGCAACCGGGACTTGGAACTGGCGCGCGTCGAGGCGGAAGCGGCCAGCAAAGCCAAGAGCGAGTTCCTCTCGACCATGAGCCACGAACTACGCACCCCACTCAATGCCATTCTCGGCTTCTCGCAAATTCTCGAACGCAGTGCCAAGCACCCGCTGGATGACCGCCAGAAACAGCAGGTCCGCCACATCATCCACGGGGGCGAGCACCTTTTACGCTTGATCGACGATGTTCTCGATCTGGCCAAGATCGAGGCTGGCAAGCTTGAGCTTTCCCTTGAGCCGGTCGCTCCATCGGTCCTGATCAATGATTGCCTGACCATGATCGAGTCCCTTGCCACCCGGAGCGACATAACAATCCAAGACCGGACCCCCACGTCCTTGCCGGATCTGATGGTCGATCCCCGGCGCGCAAAGCAGGCCCTGACCAATCTGCTTAGCAATGCCATCAAGTACAATCACACCGGCGGGCATGTGCATATTGACGCCGAAACCCCGACAGCGAACATGCTTCGCCTTAAGGTCACAGACAGCGGTAGCGGTATTCCGGCGGATAAGGCCGACGACGTATTCACACCCTTCACCCGTTTGGGAGCGGACGATTCGGCGATCGAGGGCACCGGAATCGGGCTCGCACTGACCAAAAGACTGGTGGAAGAAATCGGCGGCGCCATCGATTTCAAGAACCTTGACGGCAGTGGCTGCTGCTTCTGGATCGATTTTCCCCTCGCGGACTCCCCTTCCGCTCATAACCAAGCTGCTGAAAGCTCCGTCGTCCCGTTCCCCACCCAATCCGGCCCTGAAGTTGCTGAGAAACTGATTCTTTATGTGGAAGACAACGTCGCCAATATGACGCTGATGGAAGAAATCATCGAAGACGAACCGCAGACGGCCTTGATCACAGCCCCTTCGGCGGAGGTTGGTCTACTCATGGCCCAAGAACGGCAACCGGACGTGATCCTGCTGGATATCAATCTTCCCGAGATGGACGGATTCGAGGCCCTTCGGCAGCTCAGGGAATCGTCCAATACCAATACCATCCCGGTGCTGGCCTTGAGCGCCGACGCCATGGCTGGGACGATCACGCGGGCAAGGGAAGCCGGTTTTGACGACTACATCACCAAGCCGTTCAATGTGGCGCAATTGAGGGAAACCCTGAAACGCTTCCTGAGCGAAAGGCATTAG
- a CDS encoding ParB N-terminal domain-containing protein — protein sequence MLKPVQVNIDEIYLPLDRRKELDPQKVEQVVEQLMNDEDLPPIQVRLDTKKKRYVLVKGVHRLEARKVVGDETVAVYLVGARLH from the coding sequence GTGCTGAAACCCGTACAAGTGAATATCGATGAGATCTATCTGCCCTTGGACCGCCGCAAGGAATTGGACCCGCAAAAGGTCGAGCAGGTGGTCGAGCAATTGATGAACGATGAGGATCTACCGCCGATCCAGGTACGACTGGACACCAAGAAAAAGCGCTATGTGCTGGTCAAGGGCGTGCACCGGTTGGAGGCCCGCAAGGTGGTCGGCGATGAGACCGTGGCGGTCTATCTGGTCGGCGCGCGGCTGCACTAG
- a CDS encoding class I SAM-dependent methyltransferase: MFDQLATIHQRPLPFSVYTADLLWTEPYLAKQMLQYHLNQDTDLASRPLPRIDDLVGWIDETFSLDGKAVCDLGCGPGLYAQRFAARGARVSGVDFSVHSIAHARKAANQAGLAIAYEVDDYLQGSLPGEQDLITLIYCDLCALSPEQRATLYAKIRAVLKPGGHFLFDVSAPAAYQARSEGCEFGFRTMNGFWAEGDYYSFQNTFKYDADMLVLDQFTIIEPQRTWQVFNWIQSFEKKALAAELAEHGFEVVSMHDDLGGTGGKDGAVETYGVVARIKA, translated from the coding sequence ATGTTCGATCAATTGGCCACGATTCACCAGCGCCCGCTTCCCTTTTCGGTCTATACCGCCGACCTGCTGTGGACAGAGCCTTATCTGGCCAAACAGATGCTGCAATACCACCTCAACCAGGATACGGATCTGGCCTCGCGCCCCCTGCCCCGCATTGACGACTTGGTGGGCTGGATCGACGAGACATTTTCTCTTGATGGCAAAGCGGTCTGCGACCTGGGCTGCGGTCCGGGGCTCTATGCCCAACGCTTCGCCGCACGGGGTGCCCGGGTCAGCGGCGTTGATTTTTCGGTCCATTCCATCGCCCATGCCCGCAAGGCGGCGAACCAAGCCGGTCTCGCCATCGCCTATGAGGTGGACGACTACCTGCAAGGTTCCCTACCAGGCGAACAGGACCTGATTACATTGATCTATTGCGATCTATGCGCGCTCTCGCCGGAGCAACGGGCCACCCTCTACGCCAAGATTCGCGCCGTTCTCAAGCCCGGCGGCCACTTCCTGTTCGATGTCAGCGCTCCGGCAGCCTATCAAGCGCGCAGCGAAGGCTGTGAATTCGGTTTCCGCACCATGAACGGTTTCTGGGCCGAGGGCGACTATTACAGCTTCCAGAACACCTTCAAATACGACGCCGACATGCTGGTTCTCGACCAATTCACCATCATCGAGCCCCAGCGCACCTGGCAGGTATTCAACTGGATACAATCGTTCGAAAAGAAGGCCTTGGCCGCCGAACTGGCGGAGCATGGGTTCGAGGTGGTGTCCATGCATGATGATTTGGGAGGGACCGGGGGCAAGGACGGCGCGGTGGAGACCTATGGCGTGGTGGCGCGGATCAAAGCCTGA
- the lpdA gene encoding dihydrolipoyl dehydrogenase, with amino-acid sequence MSETKFDIVVLGGGPGGYVAAIRAAQLGLKTALVEREHLGGICLNWGCIPTKALLRSAEIFGHMKHAADFGLVVEDFGFDLPKVVQRSRKVSAQLSGGVKHLLKKNKVTLFDGEGKLLGGGKLAVSGGPTLEAPHIIVATGARARVLPGLEPDGDRVWTYKEALVPKDMPKSLLVIGSGAIGIEFASFFNSLGAEVTVVEVLPRVVPVEDEEISAFARKAFEKQGMTILTSTMVKGLKKDSKGVTATLEADGKQWDVTVDRVISAVGVSPNVEGIGLEAAGVTLSDKGFIAVDKWNATSAKGIYAIGDVAGPPCLAHKASHEGVLCVEKIAGFKDAHPLDFDRIPGCTYCTPQIASVGLTEQQAKERGLKVRVGRFPFMGNGKAIALGEPEGLVKTIFDDKTGELLGAHMIGAEVTELIQGYGIAQTLETTEAELMQTVFAHPTLSEMMHESVLDAHGRAVHF; translated from the coding sequence ATGAGCGAGACCAAGTTCGATATCGTCGTGTTGGGCGGCGGACCGGGGGGCTATGTGGCCGCCATCCGCGCCGCGCAACTGGGCCTCAAGACGGCGCTGGTGGAGCGCGAGCATCTGGGCGGAATCTGCCTCAACTGGGGCTGTATCCCCACCAAGGCCCTGCTGCGCTCGGCGGAGATCTTCGGTCATATGAAGCATGCCGCCGATTTCGGCCTGGTGGTCGAGGATTTCGGCTTCGATCTGCCCAAGGTGGTGCAGCGCTCGCGCAAGGTCTCGGCGCAGCTTTCCGGCGGGGTCAAGCACCTGTTGAAAAAGAACAAGGTCACCCTATTCGACGGCGAGGGCAAATTGCTCGGTGGAGGCAAGCTGGCTGTGTCCGGTGGCCCGACCCTCGAAGCCCCGCATATCATCGTTGCCACCGGCGCCCGCGCACGGGTGCTGCCCGGCCTGGAGCCCGATGGAGATCGGGTCTGGACCTATAAGGAAGCGCTGGTGCCCAAGGACATGCCGAAGAGCCTGCTGGTTATCGGTTCCGGCGCCATAGGAATCGAATTCGCTAGTTTCTTCAACAGTTTGGGTGCTGAGGTAACGGTGGTCGAGGTGCTGCCACGGGTGGTGCCGGTGGAGGACGAGGAAATCTCCGCCTTTGCCCGGAAAGCCTTTGAAAAACAGGGCATGACGATTCTCACTTCGACCATGGTCAAGGGGCTGAAGAAGGACTCAAAGGGCGTCACCGCCACCCTGGAAGCCGATGGCAAGCAGTGGGATGTGACCGTGGATCGGGTAATCTCGGCGGTGGGCGTGTCCCCCAACGTGGAGGGAATCGGCCTGGAGGCGGCGGGGGTCACGCTCTCCGACAAGGGCTTCATTGCCGTGGATAAGTGGAACGCCACCTCGGCCAAGGGGATCTATGCCATCGGCGACGTGGCCGGACCGCCTTGTCTGGCCCACAAGGCCAGCCACGAAGGCGTGCTCTGCGTGGAAAAGATCGCCGGATTCAAGGACGCCCATCCCCTGGACTTCGACCGCATCCCCGGCTGCACCTACTGCACGCCGCAGATTGCCAGTGTCGGCCTGACCGAACAGCAGGCCAAGGAGCGCGGGCTGAAGGTGCGTGTCGGTCGCTTCCCCTTTATGGGCAACGGCAAGGCGATTGCCCTGGGCGAGCCCGAGGGGTTGGTGAAAACCATCTTCGACGACAAGACCGGTGAACTGCTGGGCGCCCACATGATCGGCGCCGAGGTTACCGAACTGATCCAGGGCTACGGCATCGCCCAGACCCTTGAAACCACCGAGGCCGAGCTGATGCAGACCGTCTTCGCCCATCCGACCCTATCGGAAATGATGCACGAAAGCGTGCTGGATGCCCATGGAAGGGCGGTGCATTTTTAA
- a CDS encoding pyruvate dehydrogenase complex dihydrolipoamide acetyltransferase translates to MPINILMPALSPTMTEGKLASWGKKEGETVEAGDVLCEIETDKATMEVEAVDEGILGKIVVPAGTDNVAVNAVIALLLEEGEDASALDNAPLEAAPAPAAAAPVETPTAGSAPAAPVTASGERLFASPLARRIAAQESLDLAAIPGSGPHGRIIKKDIEKALAEGTGMAAPAAAAKPAVAASAAPAAVATVDDPIFALMPEFEAVANSNMRKTIANRLTDSARDVPHFNLTVDVEIDKLLGLRQELNSRDGADYKLSVNDFVVKATALALTRQPDCNVAYTDDAILKFKQVDMCIAVSVDGGLITPIIKNAAAKGLSTLSAEAKELAGKARDGKLQPEEYQGGTFTISNMGMFGVKGFNSIINPPQGGILSVGAGEQRPVVKDGALGIATVMTLTLAVDHRCIDGATAAAFVKELKGLIEDPIALML, encoded by the coding sequence ATGCCAATCAATATACTGATGCCCGCCCTGTCGCCGACCATGACCGAGGGCAAGTTGGCCTCCTGGGGCAAGAAGGAAGGCGAAACGGTCGAAGCGGGCGACGTGCTCTGCGAGATCGAGACCGACAAGGCGACCATGGAAGTGGAAGCCGTGGACGAAGGGATTTTGGGCAAAATCGTCGTGCCCGCCGGGACCGACAACGTGGCGGTGAACGCGGTGATCGCTCTGTTGCTGGAAGAGGGCGAAGACGCCTCGGCCCTGGACAATGCGCCACTGGAGGCCGCACCGGCCCCTGCCGCCGCCGCGCCCGTCGAGACTCCGACCGCAGGTTCCGCGCCCGCCGCGCCCGTGACGGCCTCCGGCGAGCGGCTGTTCGCCAGCCCTCTGGCCCGACGGATCGCCGCTCAGGAAAGTTTGGACCTGGCCGCCATTCCCGGCTCCGGCCCCCATGGACGGATTATCAAGAAAGACATCGAGAAGGCCCTGGCCGAGGGGACCGGCATGGCAGCCCCCGCCGCTGCGGCGAAACCCGCTGTCGCCGCCTCTGCAGCGCCCGCCGCTGTGGCGACCGTCGATGATCCCATCTTCGCGTTGATGCCGGAATTCGAGGCCGTGGCCAATTCCAACATGCGCAAGACCATTGCCAACCGCCTGACTGATTCCGCCCGGGACGTGCCCCACTTCAACCTGACGGTGGACGTGGAAATCGACAAGCTGTTGGGCCTGCGCCAGGAATTGAACAGCCGCGACGGCGCCGACTACAAGCTGTCGGTCAATGATTTCGTGGTCAAGGCCACGGCCCTGGCCCTGACTCGTCAGCCAGATTGCAATGTGGCCTACACCGATGACGCCATCTTGAAATTCAAACAGGTGGATATGTGCATCGCCGTGTCGGTGGACGGCGGGCTGATCACGCCGATTATCAAGAATGCCGCCGCCAAGGGTCTGTCGACTCTGTCCGCCGAAGCCAAGGAACTGGCTGGAAAGGCCCGCGATGGCAAGTTGCAGCCCGAGGAGTATCAGGGCGGCACCTTCACCATTTCCAACATGGGCATGTTCGGGGTCAAAGGCTTCAATTCCATCATTAATCCGCCGCAAGGGGGCATCCTCTCGGTGGGCGCCGGGGAGCAACGCCCGGTGGTCAAGGACGGTGCCTTGGGTATCGCCACGGTGATGACTTTGACCCTGGCTGTGGACCACCGCTGCATCGACGGCGCCACGGCGGCGGCTTTCGTCAAGGAACTCAAGGGGCTGATCGAAGATCCCATTGCCCTGATGCTTTAA
- a CDS encoding pyruvate dehydrogenase complex E1 component subunit beta, with product MPIQVLMPALSPTMTEGKIAKWSKAEGDTVSSGDVLCEIETDKATMEVEAVEEGTIGKIVVAEGTDNVAVNSLIALILEEGEDASALEGAAAAAPSVAPTEAEAAPVATPVAAAPVAEPSADEPSLGETHTITVREALRDGMAEEMRKKDSIFLMGEEVAQYQGAYKVSQGLLDEFGDKRVIDTPITEYGFAGLGVGAAFGGLLPIVEFMTFNFAMQAIDHVINSAAKTLYMSGGQMGCPIVFRGPNGAASRVGAQHSQCYASWYAHVPGLKVVSPWSGADAKGLIKAAIQDPNPVIVLENELMYGQSFDVPVSDDYVVPIGLAKIERPGADVTITAFSRMVGFALEAAEKLAEQGIQAEVINLRSIRPLDTATILNSVRKTNRLVSIEEGWAFSGIGSELAAIVMEQAFDWLDAPVARVCGEDVPLPYAANLEALALPRVDQIVEAAKTVCYR from the coding sequence ATGCCCATTCAAGTTTTGATGCCGGCCCTGTCGCCGACCATGACCGAAGGCAAGATCGCCAAGTGGAGCAAGGCCGAAGGCGACACGGTTTCCAGCGGCGACGTGCTGTGCGAAATCGAAACCGATAAGGCGACCATGGAAGTGGAAGCCGTGGAAGAAGGGACCATCGGTAAGATCGTCGTTGCCGAAGGCACCGACAACGTGGCGGTCAATTCGCTGATTGCCTTGATTCTGGAAGAAGGCGAGGACGCCTCGGCTCTGGAAGGGGCCGCTGCCGCCGCGCCTTCCGTTGCGCCGACCGAGGCCGAAGCGGCTCCGGTAGCCACCCCGGTAGCGGCCGCGCCGGTGGCCGAACCGTCCGCCGATGAACCATCCCTGGGTGAAACCCATACCATCACCGTCCGAGAAGCCTTGCGCGACGGCATGGCGGAGGAAATGCGTAAGAAGGACAGCATCTTCCTGATGGGTGAGGAAGTGGCCCAATATCAGGGCGCCTACAAGGTGTCCCAGGGGCTGCTGGACGAATTCGGCGACAAGCGGGTGATCGATACCCCGATCACCGAATACGGTTTTGCTGGTCTGGGTGTCGGCGCCGCTTTCGGCGGGTTGCTGCCCATTGTCGAGTTCATGACCTTCAACTTCGCCATGCAGGCCATCGACCATGTGATCAATTCGGCGGCCAAAACCCTGTATATGTCCGGCGGCCAGATGGGCTGTCCCATCGTCTTCCGGGGCCCCAACGGCGCCGCCTCGCGGGTCGGAGCGCAGCACAGCCAGTGCTATGCCTCGTGGTATGCCCATGTGCCGGGGCTGAAAGTGGTGTCTCCCTGGTCCGGCGCCGATGCCAAGGGTCTGATCAAGGCCGCTATCCAGGACCCGAACCCGGTGATCGTGCTGGAAAACGAGTTGATGTACGGCCAAAGCTTTGACGTGCCAGTATCCGACGACTATGTGGTGCCCATTGGCCTGGCCAAGATCGAACGGCCCGGTGCCGATGTGACCATCACCGCCTTCTCGCGCATGGTCGGGTTTGCCTTGGAAGCCGCAGAGAAGCTGGCCGAGCAGGGTATCCAGGCGGAAGTCATCAACTTGCGCAGTATCCGCCCGTTGGATACCGCCACCATTCTCAATTCGGTGCGCAAGACCAATCGACTGGTCAGCATCGAGGAAGGCTGGGCCTTCTCCGGCATCGGTTCGGAACTGGCGGCGATCGTCATGGAGCAGGCCTTCGACTGGCTGGACGCGCCGGTGGCCCGGGTCTGCGGCGAGGATGTGCCGCTGCCCTATGCCGCCAACCTGGAAGCCTTGGCCCTGCCACGGGTGGATCAGATCGTCGAGGCCGCCAAAACGGTCTGCTATCGCTAA
- the pdhA gene encoding pyruvate dehydrogenase (acetyl-transferring) E1 component subunit alpha, protein MATTKPAPRRGGTRKKVAPKPTATPEELVQYYRDMLLIRRFEEKAGQLYGMGLIGGFCHLYIGQEAVVVGTQAASEPQDTVITSYRDHGQMLAFGMDPKGVMAELTGRRGGYSKGKGGSMHMFSAENGFYGGHGIVGAQVPIGTGLAFAHKYKGDKGVCYAYFGDGAANQGQIYEAFNMAALWQLPVIYIIENNKYGMGTSIERHSATTELANRGAAHGIPGEQVNGMNVVEVRDAVAKAAAHCRSGKGPYILEMKTYRYRGHSMSDPAKYRTKEEVSKVRSESDPIDLVRALIAEGSHLDDAGLKEIDKGVKAIVTEAAAFAQESPEPDPSELYTDVLVEV, encoded by the coding sequence ATGGCAACGACGAAACCCGCGCCCCGTCGCGGCGGCACCCGAAAAAAGGTGGCCCCGAAACCCACCGCGACGCCGGAGGAATTGGTCCAGTACTATCGCGACATGCTGCTGATCCGCCGTTTCGAAGAGAAGGCCGGGCAGTTGTATGGCATGGGCCTGATCGGCGGGTTTTGTCACCTCTATATCGGTCAGGAAGCCGTGGTGGTCGGCACCCAGGCGGCCTCGGAGCCCCAGGATACTGTCATCACCAGCTACCGCGACCATGGTCAGATGCTGGCCTTCGGCATGGATCCCAAAGGCGTCATGGCCGAATTGACCGGACGCCGGGGCGGCTATTCCAAGGGTAAGGGTGGCTCCATGCATATGTTCTCGGCCGAGAACGGCTTTTATGGCGGTCACGGCATTGTCGGGGCCCAGGTGCCCATCGGCACCGGTCTGGCGTTCGCTCATAAATACAAGGGCGACAAAGGTGTCTGCTATGCCTATTTCGGCGACGGCGCGGCCAACCAGGGGCAGATATACGAAGCTTTCAACATGGCCGCCCTGTGGCAATTGCCGGTGATCTATATCATCGAGAACAATAAGTATGGCATGGGCACCTCCATCGAACGTCATTCGGCCACCACTGAGTTGGCCAATCGCGGTGCCGCTCATGGCATACCAGGCGAGCAGGTCAATGGCATGAACGTGGTCGAGGTGCGCGACGCCGTGGCCAAGGCCGCCGCGCACTGCCGATCCGGCAAAGGGCCCTATATCCTGGAAATGAAGACCTACCGCTATCGCGGCCATTCCATGTCCGATCCGGCCAAGTACCGAACCAAGGAAGAAGTCTCCAAGGTGCGTTCCGAAAGCGATCCCATCGATCTGGTCCGTGCATTGATTGCCGAAGGAAGCCATTTGGACGATGCCGGGCTGAAGGAGATCGACAAGGGGGTCAAGGCCATCGTCACCGAGGCCGCCGCCTTCGCGCAGGAAAGCCCGGAGCCGGATCCGTCCGAATTGTATACCGACGTGCTGGTGGAGGTCTGA
- a CDS encoding BLUF domain-containing protein, which produces MPLSHVIYSSVFQDGLGQTDLEAILKASREKNAALGLTGILIHADGLFVQLLEGESHHVNQVLDSIITDPRHWQIHVLLKENIGERSFPDWTMAFMEEDLIQIQKLLDIEGAISAETMNGKLQTAKGWPPLFLEYYSNKFRQS; this is translated from the coding sequence ATGCCCCTAAGCCACGTAATCTATAGTTCTGTTTTTCAAGATGGCCTTGGTCAAACGGACTTGGAGGCCATCCTCAAGGCTTCGCGCGAAAAAAACGCGGCTTTGGGGCTGACCGGGATCCTCATCCATGCGGATGGTCTGTTTGTGCAGTTGCTGGAAGGCGAGTCACACCACGTCAATCAGGTGCTGGACTCCATCATCACAGACCCCCGTCATTGGCAGATTCATGTATTGCTGAAAGAAAACATAGGCGAACGGTCATTCCCAGATTGGACCATGGCCTTCATGGAGGAAGACCTGATTCAAATCCAGAAACTCCTGGATATTGAAGGTGCGATAAGTGCGGAAACCATGAATGGCAAACTACAAACAGCAAAAGGTTGGCCGCCGCTGTTTCTTGAATACTATTCGAACAAATTCCGCCAAAGCTGA
- a CDS encoding PAS domain S-box protein: MTGTQTNKRKETLKDQANRLKAMFETVVDGIVTIDQEGIIESFNPSAEVLFGYTESEVIGENVSMLMGEPHRAKHDAYLKRYLKTGEKRIIGQGREVLGRRKDGRFFDMELAVSEMAVGERRMFTGVIRDISDRRGYSRLLNAVTTAQQEISRKADSRFIFEKLLNELLDLTQSEYGFIGEVSYTDEGKPFLTTLAITNIAWDDEIRKFYEENAPEGLKFTNTETLFGRVLTSCKPVLSNSPSADPRSGGLPKGHPSLDAFLGLPFFSREEFVGMVGIANRPGGYSEDLIDFLQPFLVTCSNLIITLRTEKRREEAETTLRESEARGRAILTGATEAIITVDETGNIEEANPATEKIFGYRIDELTGNNVRMLMPEPFKKEHDGYLDAYLKTGIAKIIGKGREVVGQRKDGTTFPMFLSVNHITIGGRNMFTGVIRDISEQKRSAEELKRLNEDLSQRVGALDALNDVNSQINRMNAFFQAAESQEELWDALVKYGADLFDGEKGAYFNVIENRVAEMAVGWGGEYRCETDFKVGDCWALRQGEPKVLESPDDHLICRHLDRDCLDHAICCPVNTRDGAVGLLTLYGPPESKASSERIARNRDVLASVAERLGTAIANLRLRERLHQDSVRDPLTKLYNRRFFDETLELEMRRSKRSGAPISMLLVDADHFKSFNDQHGHEAGDVVLQAVAQILRDNCRQEDLPCRYGGEEFALVFVGLDKERALVKAEAVRQAVEEAVIEYNGKPLPKLTISCGLATIPTDAGDQFECLRLADAALYAAKDGGRNQVISAAAI, encoded by the coding sequence ATGACAGGAACCCAAACCAACAAACGCAAGGAAACCCTCAAAGATCAGGCCAATCGCCTGAAAGCCATGTTCGAGACGGTGGTGGACGGCATCGTCACCATTGACCAAGAGGGTATCATCGAGAGCTTCAACCCCTCTGCCGAGGTCTTGTTCGGTTATACGGAATCCGAAGTCATCGGCGAGAATGTCTCCATGCTCATGGGGGAGCCCCATCGGGCCAAGCATGATGCCTATTTGAAGCGATATCTGAAAACCGGCGAAAAACGCATTATCGGTCAAGGCCGGGAGGTGTTGGGTCGGCGCAAGGATGGTCGCTTTTTCGATATGGAACTGGCGGTAAGTGAAATGGCGGTGGGTGAACGGCGCATGTTCACCGGTGTCATTCGCGACATTTCCGACCGGCGCGGCTATAGCCGCCTGCTCAATGCGGTGACCACCGCGCAACAGGAAATCTCCCGCAAGGCCGATTCACGTTTCATTTTTGAAAAGTTGCTCAACGAACTGCTTGATCTGACCCAAAGCGAATATGGCTTCATCGGTGAAGTGAGCTACACCGATGAAGGCAAGCCGTTTCTCACCACCCTTGCCATCACCAATATCGCCTGGGACGATGAAATCCGGAAATTCTATGAGGAGAATGCCCCCGAGGGATTGAAGTTCACCAACACGGAAACCCTGTTCGGCCGGGTTTTGACGAGTTGTAAGCCGGTGCTGTCCAACAGCCCCTCGGCGGACCCGCGTAGCGGCGGCCTGCCCAAGGGGCACCCGTCTTTGGATGCTTTTCTGGGCCTGCCGTTTTTCTCCCGCGAGGAATTTGTCGGTATGGTGGGAATCGCCAACCGGCCCGGTGGCTATAGCGAGGACCTGATCGACTTCCTGCAACCTTTCCTGGTCACCTGTTCGAATCTGATCATTACTCTGCGTACCGAAAAACGGCGCGAGGAGGCAGAGACCACCCTGCGCGAAAGCGAGGCCAGGGGGCGGGCCATCCTCACCGGGGCGACAGAAGCCATCATCACGGTCGACGAGACGGGCAATATCGAGGAAGCCAATCCGGCAACGGAAAAGATTTTCGGTTACCGGATCGACGAACTGACGGGCAATAACGTCCGGATGCTGATGCCGGAACCCTTCAAGAAGGAACACGATGGTTATCTTGATGCCTATCTGAAAACGGGTATCGCCAAGATCATCGGCAAGGGCCGCGAGGTGGTGGGGCAGCGCAAGGACGGTACGACGTTCCCCATGTTCCTGTCGGTCAACCACATCACCATTGGTGGCCGCAATATGTTCACCGGGGTTATCCGCGATATCAGCGAGCAGAAACGCAGTGCGGAGGAATTGAAGCGGCTGAACGAGGATTTATCGCAGCGGGTTGGCGCCCTGGACGCCTTGAACGATGTCAATTCCCAGATCAACCGCATGAATGCCTTCTTCCAGGCTGCGGAATCCCAAGAGGAGCTTTGGGACGCTTTGGTCAAGTATGGCGCTGATTTGTTCGATGGGGAAAAGGGCGCCTATTTCAATGTCATCGAAAACCGGGTAGCGGAAATGGCGGTCGGTTGGGGCGGTGAATACCGCTGCGAGACGGATTTCAAAGTCGGGGATTGCTGGGCCCTACGGCAGGGAGAGCCGAAAGTGCTTGAAAGCCCTGATGACCACTTGATCTGTCGGCATCTCGACCGGGATTGTCTTGATCACGCTATCTGTTGTCCGGTGAATACCCGCGATGGAGCGGTTGGGCTGTTGACCCTCTATGGCCCGCCGGAAAGCAAGGCGTCATCCGAGCGGATCGCCCGCAATCGGGATGTGTTGGCTTCCGTCGCCGAGCGTTTGGGGACGGCCATTGCCAACCTGCGCCTGCGTGAGAGACTACATCAGGATTCCGTGCGCGATCCCCTGACTAAACTCTATAACCGGCGTTTCTTCGATGAAACCCTGGAACTGGAGATGCGCCGATCCAAACGGTCCGGTGCGCCCATTTCCATGTTGCTGGTCGATGCTGACCATTTCAAGAGCTTCAATGATCAGCATGGGCATGAAGCCGGGGATGTGGTGCTGCAAGCCGTGGCCCAGATCCTGCGCGACAATTGCCGCCAAGAAGATCTGCCCTGCCGCTATGGCGGCGAGGAGTTCGCCTTGGTCTTTGTCGGGTTGGATAAGGAACGGGCCCTGGTCAAGGCCGAAGCGGTTCGCCAGGCGGTCGAAGAGGCGGTCATCGAATACAATGGCAAACCGCTGCCCAAGCTGACCATTTCTTGTGGCTTGGCGACGATCCCCACCGATGCCGGCGACCAGTTCGAATGCCTGCGCCTGGCCGATGCCGCCCTCTACGCGGCCAAGGACGGGGGGCGAAACCAAGTGATTTCGGCAGCGGCAATATAA